A window of Blautia argi genomic DNA:
CCAAAATCTGGAACACTGCCCAGCGCATCGGCGATATTGAGGACAGCTTTAATCGCAGCCTGGAAAGACTGGGGCTTGATTATGTGGATTTATATATGATCCACTGGCCGGTACCGGGGTGCTTCTGTGATACCTGGAAGGTGATGGAAAAATTGCAGGCAGCCGGAAAAATCAAATCTCTGGGTGTTTCTAATTTCTCTATTGCTGATTTAGAGCTTTTAAAAACAGTTTCCGATGTTGTACCTGCTGTAAACCAGGTGGAATTTCACCCCCTGTTCAATCACCCGAAGCTGCTTTCCTACTGCCAGGCAAACGGCATCGCAGTACAGGCATATGCTCCTTTGGCAAGAGGCGCCTATCTGCAAAGTCCTCTGATGATTGAAATCGGAAAACGCTACGGAAAAACTCCGGCACAGATAGGACTCCGCTGGCTCGTTCAGCAGCAGATTGCCGTAATTCCAAAGTCCACACACCCGGAACGACTAAAGGAAAACAGCCTGATTTTTGATTTTTCTCTTTCTGATGAAGAAATGACAGCCATTACAGCCATGGACGCAGGACAGCGGATTGCCGGAATCCCTGAAGATATGATTCCCTACATAAAATAAAGCAATAAAAACGGAGTTCCAAAAAGGAGCTCCGTTTTTTCTATTTTTCCCAGGCACTGTCCCAGGATTCTATTTTCTTATCTCTCACCATAAGTTCTTTTACTGCCTCCGCAGGATTTTTCCCTTCAAAAAGCACACGATTTACCTGCTGGATAATAGGCATTTCCACCCCGTATTTCCGGGAAAGCTCCAATCCCGCTTTTGCGGAATACACCCCTTCTACCACCATGTTGACTTCTTTCATAGCTTCTTCCATGGTTCTTCCCTGTCCCATGAGAAAACCTGCTTTTCGATTCCGGCTATGACGGCTGGCACAGGTAACAATCAAGTCCCCGATACCTGACAGCCCATAAAAGGTGTCAGCCCTTGCTCCCATAGCAATGCCCAGACGGGAAATTTCCGTAATTCCTCTGGTAATCAGAGCCGCCTTTGTGTTATCTCCATAGCCCAGTCCATCTGCGGTACCTGCCGCCAGGGCAATGACATTTTTCAGAGCACCGCCAAGCTCAATTCCCAGAATGTCTGGGCTGATATACACTCGAAAAACAGGACTCATAAAAATATTCTGCAGATATTCTGCGGTTTCCCGGCTTCTTGCCCCTACCACACAGGTCGTGGGCAGTCCCCGGCTGACCTCTTCTGCATGACTGGGCCCGGACAGCACGCAGGCACAGGATCCGGGAATTTCTTCCTCTATCATATCTGTCAGAGTAGTCAGGGTATGCTCTTCAATCCCTTTGGCAACATTGACAATCAACTGTCCCTCTTTCACATAGGGACGCATTTTCTTTGCTGTACTGCGTACAGCTACAGAAGGTACGGCAAGCACCAGCACGTCCCTCTCTTTTAAGGCCGCTTCAAGGTCTGCGGTAATTTCCAGCTTTTCAGGAAGCAGCACCTTCGGAAGCTTTTCCCTATGCTCCCGTTCCCGTGCCAGCTCCTCTGCCTGTTCCTTTCTGTGAGACCACAAAATTGTATCATGTCCGTTTTCGGTCAGCAAAATAGCAAGAGCCGTTCCCCAGCTTCCTGCCCCAAATACACTTACCTTAGCCAAAACACTCACCTCTTTTTCCCGAGAAATATCTTGTTTTCATTTCCATGAAGCAGGCGCACAATATTCTGTCTGTGCCGCCAGTATGCCAGAATCATCAGCCCCACAGCTATGGCGTACATCTCATAAAGCGCCGACTGTGTACAGTTATAGGTTCCCATCTGCCCAAAAATCACCAGAGCCACCACAAAGCCCAGATACCCCAAAAGAGAACCCAAGGACACATAATGGGTCAGAAAAAATGCGGCAAAAAACAGCACGGCACACACCAGAAACAGCCGCCAGTCAAAAGCAAGTAAAAGCCCTACAGATGCTGCAATTCCCTTTCCGCCTTTAAACTTCAGATAAAAAGGAAAATTATGTCCTAAAATACAGCCTGCCCCTGCATAAAGTTCTAGCAAAAGCAAATCCTCTCCTGCATGGGAGGCAAAAATCAGACGGATCATCCAGATGGCTGCCACACATTTTAAGCAGTCCCCTAAAAGAGTCAGGGCACCCGCCTTTTTCCCCATAGTACGCAAAGCATTGGTACTTCCTGCATTTCCGCTTCCGTGTTCCCGGATATCAATCCCCTGTTTTTTTCCATAGATATAGGAGGTCTGAAACAGTCCGCATACATATCCTACTGCCAGACAAATCATACGCAACAACATTTCTTTTTATTCTCCTTCTTTACGCTCACGGATAATAAATTTCAGGGAAGTCCCCTTAAATCCAAAGGCCTCTCTGATTTTATTTTCCAGGTATCTTGTATAGGAAAAGTGCATCAGTTCCTTGTCATTTACAAAAATTACAAAGGTAGGCGGCTTTACAGCTACCTGTGTGGTGTAGAAAATTTTCAGGCGCTTGCCTTTATCAGAAGGCGGCTGCTGCATGGCAATGGCCTCTGTAACAATTTCATTTAACACACCGGTCTGAATCCGCAGGGTCTGATTTTCCAGCACCATATCAATGGTTTCAAACAACTTCGGAATTCTCTGTCCCGTCTGAGCGGAAATAAACATAATTTCCGCATAAGGCATGTAAGAAAGAGTTTCCCGCACCTTATTTGTGAATTTGTAAATGGTTTTGTCATTTTTCTCAATGGCGTCCCATTTGTTTACAGCAATGACAACACCTTTTCCTCTGTCATGGGCAATTCCTGCGATTTTGGCGTCCTGCTCGGTCACGCCTTCTGTGGCGTCAATCATCATAACCACCACATCTGCCCGCTCTACTGCCGTTACAGTACGGATAATGCTATAGCGCTCCAGCTCTTCCTTAATCTTATTTTTCCGACGCAGTCCTGCTGTATCGATAAATGTGTATTCTTTGCCATTGTATTCCACAAGAGTGTCAATGGCATCTCTGGTAGTGCCGGCAATGTTGGAAACAATTACACGATCCTCTCCCAGAATCTTATTAATAAGGGAGGATTTTCCTACATTTGGCTTTCCAACCACGGCAATTTTCGGAATGTCGCTTTCCTCTTCCTCTCCCGCATGTTCGTCAAAATGCTCCACAACCTTTTCCAGCATATCGCCGAGTCCCAGCATGGAAGCAGCGGAAATAGGCACCGGCTCTCCGATTCCCAGGTTGTAAAATTCATAGATGTCCATCATAAATTTCTGGAAACTGTCCACCTTATTTACCACTAAAACCACCGGCTTGTTACTTCTCCGCAGCATATCTGCTACTTTAGCGTCTGCGTCCACCAGCCCCTGCCTTACATCTGTCATAAAAATAATCACGTCAGCCGTATCAATGGCAATCTGTGCCTGCTCTCTCATCTGGGACAAAATAATATCCTTACTTTCCGGTTCAATACCGCCGGTATCTATCATGGTAAAAGTCTTGTCAAGCCAAGTCACTTCCGCATAAATTCTATCCCTTGTCACTCCGGGCGTATCCTTTACAATAGAAATTCTCTCTCCTGCCAGCGCATTAAAAAGAGTAGATTTTCCTACATTAGGCCTGCCAACTATTGCTACAATCGGTTTGCTCATACATTGTTCTCCTTTTATGTGTTCTCTCTGTTTCCTGTTCCAAAACCGCGGTCACAAAATCAGCGCCGCTCTCTTCTACAATTTTCACAGGAACTCCCAGTTCCTGTTCTATCTCTTCTACGGTTTTATCGTCTAAAAAGATTTCCTCTCCGCTTCTCAAAAGATTGCAGGGCAGAAGCAGATATTCTCCCAGTTCCTGTCCCTTTAACTGAGCCAGAATGTCCTGACCTGTAAGAAGTCCGGATACCGTAATGCTCTCTCCAAAGAAATCGTTGCGGATTTCATAGCCTTTGATATCCATGTTGGGATATTTTTTTTGAATCTCTTTTGCATATCCCATAATGCATGGATAGGCAAGGCGTCCTGTGGCAAAAGAGATGGTTCTCTTTCGTTCATCTCCCTTTCGCTCCTTTAAGGCTTCCCGAACCTCCTCGTCTAAAAGTCTGAGCATGCCCACACCGTTTTCAAGCTGTAAGTAGCCATCATATCTTTCTTCCTCAGGAAGCTCTCTTCCCGCCAGCAGATACCATTCATCGCTGGCATGGATAAAATGCAGCCCATATTCGGGATACAGCTTTTTCTGCCATGCTTCAATGGTGTCAATCACCTGTGCTGCATCTTCCTTTGTAAAGGGTTCTAAAGGATAAAGCCCGTCCCTGTATTTGCTCAGTCCCACAGGAACCACAGAAACACTTTTTAAATGGGGCAGATATCCGGTAAGATCCGCAATACTGCGCTCCAGCTCCTCTTTGTCATTTAACCCCTTGCAAAGGACAATCTGTCCGTTCATCTCTATCCCTGCCTCAAAAAGCCGCTGTACTTTTGGGAAAACATCTCCCGCAAAACGGTTGTGCAGCATTTCACAGCGAAGCCTGGGATTTGTTGTCTGAAAGGAAATATTAATAGGCGCCAGATGATAGTGAATAATTCGGTCAATATCATGGTCACTCATATTAGTCAGGGTCACATAATTCCCCTGGAGAAAGGAAAGACGGGAGTCATCATCTTTAAAATAAAGGGTTTCCCGCATTCCCGGAGGCATCTGGTCAATAAAGCAGAAAACACATTTGTTTCTGCAGGAACGGTATTCGTCCATCAGACTGTTTTCAAATTCCAGTCCCAGGTCTTCCTCAAATTCCTTTTCAACCTCCAGTTCCCATTCTTCTCCATTTGGCTTCTGCACCAAAAGCTCTATATATTCATCGTTCACCAGGTAATGGTAATCAAACACATCTTCTATGGGTTGTCCGTTAATGGAAAGCAGCTCATCTCCCGGCTGCAGCTCCAGCTCCCAGGCAATGCTCCCTTCCTTTACCCGGCTGATTTTATGTCGGCTGTTTTTCATTTCTTTCCTCCTAGCAAATGCCCGTTATTTCTTATAATACCAATATTACAGGAAAAAAGCAATAATTTTCCTTGACGGTTGTATGTGTCGAATGTTATAACTTATTGTGTAATTATGTTAAATTTAATTAAAATATGCAAAAAACCGAAAATGGAGGTTACTATGGTTAATATCAGTTTGCTGGAAAAGTCCATACCTGTTGCACCAATTAAAATTGCCGCTTTGGAAAGCTGCTCTCATCTGGCATCACAGGTAGACGCTCATCTGGTACAGTTTCGTAAAGAATTAAATTCCCACAATCAGTCCGGTCTGAATTTCCGTGGGTATGCTGAGAACACCTTTTTAGTTGATTGCAAATGTCCGCGATTTGGCTCAGGAGAAGCAAAGGGTGTGATTCACGAATCCATTCGCGGCGCGGACATGTTTGTTATGGTAGACGTGTGCAACCACAGCTTAACTTATAACATGTGCGGTCATGTAAATCACATGTCACCGGACGATCATTATCAGGATTTAAAACGAATTATCGCTACTGCAGCCGGAAAGGCACACCGCATTAATGTGATTATGCCGTTCCTGTACGAAAGCCGTCAGCATAAGAGAAGCAAACGGGAATCCCTTGACTGCGCTCTGGCTTTGCAGGAGCTGGTAGGTATGGGTGTAAGCAACATCATTACCTTTGACGCCCATGACCCTCGTATGCAGAATGCCATTCCTCTGTCAGGCTTTGATAACTTCATGCCTACTTATCAGTTTTTGAAAACTCTGTGCGCTTCTATTGAGGATTTCAAAATTGACAATGAGCATCTGATGATTATCAGCCCGGACGAAGGCGCTATGCAAAGAGCGGTATACTTCTCCAACATTTTAGGTGTGGACATGGGTATGTTCTATAAACGCCGTGACTATTCGACTGTTGTAAACGGCAGGAATCCCATTGTTGCTCATGAGTTTTTTAGGAGATTCTGTGGAAGGAAAAGACGTCATTGTCATTGATGATATGATTTCCTCTGGAGAAAGCATGTTAGACGTTGCAAAGAAATTAAAGGACCGCAAAGCAAAGCGCGTCATTGTCTGCACAACTTTTGGCTTGTTTACAGACGGACTGGAAAAATTCGATGAATATTATGAGAACGAATACATCTACCGTGTCATCACTACAAACCTGAACTACCGCAATCCGGAGCTTTTAAAACGTCCTTATTATCTGGAAGCGGATATGAGCAAGTATCTGGCAAGCATCATGGATATCTTAAACCATGACCTGTCTGTAGAAAAGGTTCGCCGCACCACAGACAAAATCAACCGTTTACTGAAAAGATGTTAATGGACTGATTTCTGAAAAAAGACCTTTGCACCGGCGTACGGAAAAATCTCCCCTGTTTTCCATACGCCAAGGGCCAAGGTCTTTTTTTCACTTCAAAGCAAAAATGCAGGGCATTTGTTTAAGGAATTCTTCCTCTGCAACAAATGCCCTTATGTATGTTTTAATTTACCTGATAAACATCTGCAGTACCTCTTCCAAACTGCAGCGCCTCTTCATGGCTGTTAAAGAAAATATCCACATGCCCATATGGAACACCTCTGTCCTCTACAGTGTATACATTTCCGTTAATCAGCAGCTTTGTACCAAAAGGAACGCCTCCCATGGCAACGGTTCTTCCCGGTACCGGTGTGGTTCCGCTGGCTGTCAGTCCGCTTTCATGTCCACCGCACTTTTCACAGTTACAATAGCCTGTCAGGGTAAATCTCCCAAGATAATTTCCATTGGAATTGTTCTGAGATTCACTCTGATTATTCTCAGGCTGCTCTTGAGGTGCAGGCGCTTCTTCCGGCTGAGAATTCTGGCTGTTATCCTCTGCTTCCGGTGCACTTGGCTGTACAGGCTGCTGCACGACGCCGGAATTGTCCTGGGACGGTCCGGAAGCCTCCTCTTTCTGCTGTGCCAGAATCTGTGCTGCCTCTTCGTCCTTTTGCAGTTTAATCAAATGGTCAATGTTATTTTTCTGCTGTTCAATCTTACCCAGCAACGCTTTCGCGCTGCTCTGTTCTGCAGAAATCTGACTTTCATAGGTTTCAATCTGGCCTCTGGTACTTTTCACCACGACTGCAACCTCATCCTGTTTTTCCAGACTTTCCTGCTTCAGATTTTCCAGTTTCTTCTGTTCTTTTTTAATGCTATTCTCTTTTTCTTTGATTTCTTCTGTGGTTTTCTTGTACTCTTCCAGCATCTTTCTGTCATACTTTGTCATTTCTGTCATGTTTTCTGCCTGACTTAAGAAATCTGTGAAGCTGTCCGCCTCTAACAAAAGCATCATATAAGAATTATCTGAGTTTTCATACATATATTGGATCCGAAGCTTCATACTTTCGTACTGCTCGTCTTCCTTTTCCTGAGCCTTTACAAGCTCTTTTTCCAGCTTTTCAAGCTCTGTCTGTTTTTCCTCTGACTGAGTCTGAATCTCCTGTAAATTCTCCCCCTAATTCACTAAGCTGTTGATTCAACTCTTTCAAGTACCCTTCTAAATCATTTTTCTTGGATTCCAAGCTGCTGATTCTCCCCTGGGTATTGTCTAACTGTTTCTGGTTTTCCTGCTGCGTATTCTGTGCTGCTGAAATCTTTTTCTGAGTAGCAGAACCGTAACAAGGGGTTGCAACCAGACTGGCCGCCAACACACCCAAAAGCAGGCTTGTACTTGTTTTTTTCTTCATATAATCAAAGCTCCTTTTCACTAACGGAACTGATTATAACACAGAAATTCAAAGAAGCATAGTATTTTTTTAACTTTTCGTAATATTTATGTAATATTGCCTTATCTCGCCTGTTAAATTTTATGCATTTATCCTATTGATTCTTTATTCCAAGAAAGGCACAGAGATTTCCCCTTCTGCCTTTGCTTGCCCTGTGGGAAAACAGCAGTTCGGGATTACAGCAGGTACAAATTCCGGGAAGGCTTATATGTTCTGAAGAGATTCCTGCCTCTTGCAATACAAGCTCATTGGCTCTCCAGAGATTGAGCTGATACTTGCCGTTCTCCTTTTGATACACCAGACTTCTGTCCTCTCCTCCTGCCAGAAATTCCTGTATAAACTGCTCTGCCACGTCCCCACTGACCTCATAGCAGTCCTGGCAGATAGAAGGGCCTATGGTCGCATAAACGTCTTTTGCCCTTGTTCCGTATTCTTTTTCCATAATCTCCAGAGTTTTGGCTCCTATCCGCCCTACCGTGCCTCTCCAGCCGGAATGCGAAAGCCCTATGGCACGATTTACCGGATCAATAAAAAATAAGGGGACACAGTCTGCATAAAAGGTTGTCAGGGTTATCCCCGAAACATTTGTCACAAGGCCGTCTATGTTTCTGTAATCTCTTTCTCTTGTAACTCCCTTGCCCCGGTCTTCTTCTGTCACAATACGAATATTGGTTGTATGGGTCTGGTCTGCGCATACCAGGCTCTCTACGGGAAATCCTATGGCTTTCGCAATCCTTCTGTAATTTTCCATAACGTCCGCTTCTCTGTCTCCTCTGGTAAAGCTCAGATTCATAGAAGTATAAACCCCTTTGCTGACTCCGCCCTTTCTGGTGGAAAATCCATGGTAAAATCCGGACAGTTTCTCAAATACCGGATATGCCAGAAAGGAAACACCATTTTTTTCTCTTAATTCCATCTCTCTATCCTCTGAATTCAAATGCATTTTTTATCAGTTTCACACCCTTGGGGGTAATGCCTACCACGTCAAAGCGACAAGGTGTTTCCATACCATATCCCTGCTTTGTAAGATAGTAAAGGGCTGTTCTTGAAATCCGCTGCTGCTTTTTCCTGTCCACAGCCGCAAGACCGTCCCCAAAACCTTCTGTGCTGCGGTATTTTACTTCCACAAAACACAGATATTCCCCCTCTCTTGCCACAATATCAATCTCTCCCTGTCTACAGGAAAAATTTCGGCACAAAATCTCATATCCCTGATCTTTTAAATACCGGACAGCCGCTTCTTCATAAAAGGTGCCTACTGCTCTTTTGGATTCCTTTTTCGCCTTTTGCGTCATACCTTTTCTCCCAGAACATTGTGAATAAACGAACGTCTGTGAATGGGCGTGGGACCGTATTTTTTAAGAGCTTCTATATGAGCCCCAGAACCGTATCCTTTGTTGGATGCAAACCCATACTGAGGCATAATTTTGTCATATTCCCGCATAAGCCTGTCCCTGGTAACCTTTGCTACAATACTGGCGGCTGCAATGGAAATACTCTTTGCATCGCCTTTTATAATAGGTACCTGAGGAATGGAAATACCTGGAATGGTTACGGCATCATTCAAAAGAATCTGTGGCTTTATAGGCAGCTTTGCAACAGCCTCCCGCATAGCCTCGTAGGTTGCCTGCAGAATATTGATCTCATCAATTCTGGCCGGAGAAGCGTATCCCACCTCTGCTGCCACTGCCTTGTCCATAATTTCCTCATATAGTTCTTCTCTTTTCTTCTCTGAAAGCTGTTTGGAATCATTGATATACAAAATCCGGCAGTCCCTGGGCAAAACCACAGCCCCTGCCACAACCGGACCGGCAAAGGGGCCTCTGCCCACCTCATCTATGCCGCAGATATAACCCAGATGCTCATACTCCTTCTCATATGCGCACATGCCCTCTATCCGCTGTTTTTCCTTTTCCAGGCTTAAAATCCGCTTTTCAGCCTGTACCAGCAGATTTTGAATTCCTTTTCTCTCATCTTTTCTGTAAAGGGCGCAAAGCGCCGGAAGCTCTTCCTCCGGCGCAATTTTAAATTCATTTCTTATTTCCTGAATACTTTTCATCTATGGTACTCCTTAAGGTCTTTCCAGTGTAATTCTCCCGATTTTTCCGTTTCGGAACTCCTCCAGGAAAAGGTTGGCAGCCTTTCCGTAATCCAGCTCATTTCCTTTCTGGATACACTTCCGATTCTCTGCAATCTGGGTTAGCATGGAAACCCGATCCTCAGATTCTGTAATCTCATATCTCTTTTCCAAAATTCCGGCGTAAAATTCATGCAGACAGCCCAGAAGTTCTAAGGACAGCTCTTCCAGATTTAAAATTTCATCTTTAATAGATCCTACCATAGCCAGTTTTGCTCCAACGCTCTGGTCTTCAAACTTGGGCCAGAGAATTCCCGGCGTATCTAAAAGTTCCACGTTTTTATTAATACGAATCCACTGCTTTCCCTTTGTAACACCTGGTTTATTTCCTGTTTTTGTGCAGGCCTTTCCTGCAAACGCATTAATAAAAGTAGACTTTCCTACATTGGGAATCCCTACCACCATGGCGCGAATGGGACGGTTTTTAATGCCTCTTTTTCTATCTCTCTCCAGCTTTTCCTTACAGGCTTCCATAACCACAGGCAGAACATTTTTAATCCCTGCTCCGCTTTTGGCGTTGAGTTTTACAGTATAATAGCCCTTTTCCTGAAAATACGCTGCCCACTTCTCGTTTTCCCGTTCATCTGCCAGATCCGCTTTATTTAAAAGAATCAGTCTTGCCTTATTTTTCCCCAATTCATCAATATCCGGATTCCTGCTGGAAAGGGGAATTCTTGCATCTACCACCTCAATAATCAGGTCGATCAGTTTTATATTTTCCTGCATCATACGCTTTGCTTTTGTCATATGTCCAGGATACCATTGATAATTCATACTTGTCCTCTCTTTTTTGTCAGTTTTTTAAAAATCCCATACGGTCAAAGGGCGCTATGCGGAACCAGAGCTTTCCCTCAATGTATTTCTTCTGCACGTTTTTCACTTCTGCAAATCGGCTGTCCTCACTGTTGTTCCGGTTATCCCCCAGAACAAAATATTCGTCCTTTTTCAGCTTCACTCCCTCATCTGCCAGTCCAGGGTTGCTTATCTGAGCAAATTTCCCGCTTTCCTTATGCAGCTTTCCGTCGATATATACCTGTCCGTCTTTAATCTGCACGGTTTCTCCGGGAAGCCCGATAACCCGTTTGATATGCACGGCAGCGTTGTCCTTTCCGTCCTTAGTAAAGGCAATCACATCTCCCCGCTTGGGATCTCCCAGCTTATAGGATACCTTATTGACAAAAAAGCGCTCTCCCGTCTGAAAAGTGGGTTCCATACTGCTCTCCTGCATGCTGATGCTCTGAAAAAAGAAGATTGCCGTCACTGCTGCAAGAGCAAGCACCACTGTAATCTGAAACACCCAGCCAAACACACAGCGTCCCCTTTCGCTTTTAATAAACTCCAGTGCCAGCTCTCTTTGCTCATCTCTGTTCTTTTTCTTCTTTTTGCTCAATCCTGTCACCTTGTCCTCATATAACTATGTGATGAAAGAAACAGAGGGTGCCACCTGTGCAACACCCTCTGTCCTTCACGTTATTATTTAACTAACTCTTTTACCTTAGCTGCTTTACCTACACGCTGTCTTAAGTAATTCAGTTTCGCACGTCTTACTTTACCGCGTCTGATCACTTCTACTTTTTCTACGTTAGGGGAATGTAATGGCCATGTTTTTTCAACGCCGATTCCGTTGGAAGTTTTTCTTACTGTGAAAGTTTCACGGTTGCTTCCACCCTGTTTTTTCAGCACAACACCTTCAAAAATCTGGATTCTTTCACGGTTTCCTTCTTTGATTTTTCCGTGAACTCTTACAGTGTCACCTACGTTAAATTCCGGTGCTTCAGCTTTCATCTGAGCAGCTTCAATGTTTTTGATAATTTCGTTCATGATTTTTCTCCTTTTATTTTGGACGTTCTTAATGCAATCAGCATCAGAGGACCATCTCTTTTTACAACAGGTTTGATTATACTATGCCTGTTTCCTGTTGTCAAGGCTTTTTCCTTTCCTGCACAATTTTTCAGATAAAATATTCCACTTCCCTTGGCTGGCTGTAATTGTCTTCCAGATATGCGCAGACAGAAGATGCATCAAAAGTTCTTGCCTGCTCCGGACAGACTCGAACACAACGCATACAATTTAAACATTTCTCCTGGTCAATTTCCAGTGTTTCCATAGAAATGGCATTTACCGGACATTTCTGCACACAGACCTTACAACCTGTACATGCTTCTGCATCAAAAGCCTT
This region includes:
- the rplS gene encoding 50S ribosomal protein L19, translated to MNEIIKNIEAAQMKAEAPEFNVGDTVRVHGKIKEGNRERIQIFEGVVLKKQGGSNRETFTVRKTSNGIGVEKTWPLHSPNVEKVEVIRRGKVRRAKLNYLRQRVGKAAKVKELVK